The nucleotide window TATCCTCACCATTATCAGAGACGTGATGGGCTTTGTGCTATCTGGACACCCGGGAGTGGGAGGCTTGGGAGGCAGATAACCGAGTACAGAAGGATCTGGCTTCTGAACATCACTGTCCTGAACCTCCCTCATTTTTATGCAAGAACAAGTGAGACTGAAATTTGGGAGGAGGATTCAGAAACATAGAAACCTTTTGAAAGTAAACTTTCTCTGCCATTGCCCAGTGGTAGAAAAATGGAGACTGTTAGGGAGGGACTATAGAGGGAGGATCAGAGAAACAAGGGAAAGGGCAAGGGGTTAGCAGGATTTGGGGAAGTTTTGACAACTATAGTGTGACAAGGATCAGTCTCCCAGTCGCCAGTCATTCACTCCTCAACCCTTCATTCaccctctctcctgtctctccacAGGTCTTCAGGTCTGTGGTTGTAGGCACCAACCcagacaagagaagaaaagacctGCAGGACCAGTGCAGGTCAGTGGGCAAAAGTaactatcccaggacccctgggagtAAGAGGGACTTAAGCTTGATCAGAAGCTGAGGAGGCCACTACCTGCCAACCCTCCTCCAAGCCACTCTACTGCAATCTCAGAATACATGGCCTCTGTCAGGACTCTAAGGAAAGAAACATGGTGCTTTATGGCTGGTGAGGACCTAGGGGAGAACAAGGAAGTGAGAGACAAGAAGCATGGCATCTGTGCAGCCCCTTGAAGATATTAGAGTAGCCCTGAAATCTGAGAAGTGGCCATTATTCTATTGGGTCTGCAGTTCTAGAAGACTTAAAACTGCaggcaagggaaaacaaaaccGGCCAGGATTCCTGCAGGTCAGTGTAAGTTGGGATGACCCAGTTAAAATTGTCACTGGCATAGCTAATGCCAGAGCAAAGTTCAGGGACAAAACTGCTCTTACACACTTCGTGGCACACCTCAGTTAAATGCAGAAAGAAGCACTTGTGGAAGTTTGTGTAAAGTTGTATCACATAAACATGTGTGAAgtgctaaggaaaggaaaaaaaaatgtctgggtGGGAGGACATCTGTCATTTGGGATAGGGAGAGCAAAACCCTAAATCATAAAAGGCAATTATTTTCAAGCGTTGTTTTCCCCAATCTGAGTCCTCCTTTTTGTCTCCTAGGACAGGCAAAGAAGAGAGAATCACAACATGGAAAAGATCTACGAAGAAAACAAAGGACAGCCAGAAAACGAAGGAACTCTAGAAAATGAGGGAAAGCCAGAAGATGAAATTGAtacagaaaatgaaggaaaatcagatgaagaagaaaagctGGAAGTGGAGAAGAagccagggcaggagggaaagCTCCAGAATGAGGGGCAGCCAGGTGACGAAGGGCAACCAGAagatgagggaaaggaagaaaatcagggCAAGTCTAAAGATGAGGGAAAACCACACGGTGAGGGCAAGCCAGAATCCCTGGCAAAGCCTGAGGGTGAGCCTCGGGCTGCAGAAAAGCGCCCAGCTGAAGATTATGTGCccaggaaagcaaaaagaaaaacggACAGGGGGACAGACGATTCCCCCAAGGACTATCAGGAGGACTTACAGGAAAGGCACTTGGGCAGTGAGGAGATGATGAGAGAATGTGGAGATATGTCAAGGGCTCAGGAAGagctaagaaaaaaacagaaaatgggtGGTTTTCACTGGATGCAAAGAGATGTTCAGGATCCGTTTGCCCCAAGGGGGCAGCGGGGTGTCAGGGGAGTGAGGGGCGGAGGTAGGGGCCAGAAGGACTTAGAAGATGTTCCATATCTTTAACGCCTTTGG belongs to Lutra lutra chromosome X, mLutLut1.2, whole genome shotgun sequence and includes:
- the TCEAL5 gene encoding transcription elongation factor A protein-like 5; this translates as MEKIYEENKGQPENEGTLENEGKPEDEIDTENEGKSDEEEKLEVEKKPGQEGKLQNEGQPGDEGQPEDEGKEENQGKSKDEGKPHGEGKPESLAKPEGEPRAAEKRPAEDYVPRKAKRKTDRGTDDSPKDYQEDLQERHLGSEEMMRECGDMSRAQEELRKKQKMGGFHWMQRDVQDPFAPRGQRGVRGVRGGGRGQKDLEDVPYL